In Sphaeramia orbicularis chromosome 12, fSphaOr1.1, whole genome shotgun sequence, the following proteins share a genomic window:
- the marchf5l gene encoding E3 ubiquitin-protein ligase MARCHF5 — MASAEEQPEKHCWVCFATEKDDRSAEWVSPCRCKGCTKWIHQTCLQRWLDEKQKGNNGGAVSCPQCGTEYHIVFPKMGPLAYFLQQVDRALSRASPFAAVGVVVGTVYWSAVTYGAVTVMQVVGHKKGLYVMERADPLFLLMGLPTIPVVLVLGKMIRWEDYIVRMWQKYSYKRKIPPGSNRYLPRIPADGHGAGDHLSVSRTLCGALIFPSIASLVGRLLFGRVSSNLQRTILGGIAFVLIKGVFKVYFKQQQYIIQANRQILNYPEQDANRQSEAGGEDTEDSGNE; from the exons ATGGCCAGTGCTGAGGAGCAGCCTGAGAA ACACTGCTGGGTGTGTTTTGCCACAGAGAAGGATGACCGCAGTGCAGAGTGGGTGAGCCCATGCAGGTGTAAAGGCTGTACTAAATGGATCCACCAGACCTGTCTGCAGAGGTGGCTTGATGAGAAGCAAAAAGGAAACAATGGAGGAGCGGTCAGTTGTCCACAGTGTGGTACTGAATACCATATTGTATTTCCCAAGATGG GTCCGTTGGCATATTTTCTGCAGCAGGTAGACAGGGCTTTGTCCAGGGCCAGTCCTTTTGCTGCTGTGGGGGTGGTGGTTGGCACTGTGTACTGGTCAGCGGTCACATATGGAGCTGTGACTGTTATGCAG gtTGTTGGACATAAGAAGGGTCTGTATGTGATGGAGCGGGCTGACCCTCTATTCCTGTTAATGGGTCTTCCCACCATTCCTGTGGTGTTGGTGCTGGGCAAGATGATCCGCTGGGAAGATTATATAGTTAGAATGTGGCAGAAATATTCCTACAAGCGGAAAATCCCACCAG GTTCCAACCGCTATCTGCCCCGCATCCCAGCTGATGGTCATGGAGCTGGAGATCACCTCTCTGTGTCCCGGACTCTGTGTGGAGCTCTCATTTTCCCCTCCATCGCCAGTCTTGTGGGAAGGCTTCTGTTTGGAAGAGTGTCTTCCAACCTGCAGCGCACTATACTG GGCGGGATAGCGTTTGTGTTGATCAAGGGAGTTTTTAAAGTGTATTTCAAACAGCAGCAATACATCATCCAGGCAAACCGGCAGATCCTCAACTACCCAGAACAAGATGCAAACAGGCAGAGTGAAGCTGGAGGGGAGGACACAGAGGACAGTGGAAATGAGTAG